A portion of the Ricinus communis isolate WT05 ecotype wild-type chromosome 10, ASM1957865v1, whole genome shotgun sequence genome contains these proteins:
- the LOC8267076 gene encoding probable L-type lectin-domain containing receptor kinase S.5 produces MLFSVTVKLSILATLLWVGLTTQVESLNFNYTKFQDSDRDQFIFSSNARLFLDAIQVTPDVNGASMADRSGRVVYKKPFKLWNSKSIHSSFNTTFVLNILNQTNPGGEGLAFILAADSNVPADSEGAWLGIVNSKLNGTSQAKIVAIEFDTRKSYTDDLDDNHVGLDVNSVYSRRQFSMTSRGVKISDGAKENITALVQYDSEGKILTLFVEDMEEPVFSENLDLSLYLPGEIYVGFSGSTSSETQLNCVVSWEFNGVEIDDDDKLIWVWIVVPVVGMLLLAGIAFLVYWKRKSDREKLEDAYPSIEEAIKGSSTAPRKFKLKELRKATGNFSPKNKLGKGGFGTVYKGVIGNKEMAVKKVSKKSTQGKTEFIAEVTTIGNLHHRNLVKLIGWCYERREFLLVYEYLPNGSLDKYVFYDKKSEMQELTLSWGTRLTVISGAAQALDYLHNGCEETVLHRDIKASNIMLDSVYNPKLGDFGLARTIKLSDQTHHSTKELAGTPGYMAPESILTGRFTVETDVYAFGVLILEVACGRKPGSQHEQNDYSCNIVHWVWELHKKGRVLDAADPRLNEDFEPVDMQCLLVLGLACCHPNPNKRPSMKIVLQVLKGEAPPPPVPNEKPAFMWPPLPPSFKELDISLGQISPFSEINGR; encoded by the coding sequence ATGCTTTTCTCTGTCACAGTAAAGTTGTCAATCCTAGCAACCCTGTTGTGGGTTGGTCTTACTACTCAAGTAgagagtttaaattttaactatacAAAGTTCCAGGATTCAGATAGAGACCAATTCATTTTCAGTTCTAATGCCAGATTATTCCTTGATGCCATCCAAGTTACACCAGATGTTAATGGAGCAAGTATGGCTGATAGATCAGGGCGTGTGGTGTACAAGAAGCCATTCAAACTCTGGAACAGCAAAAGCATCCATTCATCTTTTAACACCACCTTTGTACTAAACATTTTAAACCAGACAAATCCAGGTGGTGAAGGGCTAGCCTTTATATTAGCAGCTGATTCCAATGTTCCTGCCGACAGCGAGGGAGCATGGCTTGGTATTGTAAATTCGAAGTTGAATGGTACTTCTCAAGCCAAGATAGTGGCGATAGAGTTCGACACGAGGAAAAGCTACACAGACGATCTTGATGATAACCATGTTGGCTTGGATGTAAACAGTGTCTACTCTCGTCGACAATTCTCAATGACTAGTCGGGGTGTTAAAATTTCTGATGGTGCCAAAGAAAATATCACAGCACTTGTTCAGTATGATAGTGAAGGCAAAATTTTGACACTTTTCGTGGAAGATATGGAGGAGCCAGTGTTTTCTGAGAATCTCGATCTCTCACTCTATCTTCCAGGAGAGATTTACGTTGGATTTTCAGGCTCAACAAGCAGTGAAACTCAACTAAACTGTGTGGTTTCATGGGAATTCAACGGAGTTGAGatagatgatgatgataagcTGATATGGGTTTGGATTGTTGTTCCCGTAGTTGGAATGCTCTTGTTGGCTGGTATTGCATTTTTAGTGTACTGGAAGAGGAAAAGTGACAGGGAGAAACTGGAAGATGCTTATCCAAGCATCGAAGAAGCGATCAAAGGCTCTTCAACTGCTCCGCGGAAGTTCAAATTGAAAGAACTTAGGAAAGCAACAGGCAATTTCAGCCCCAAGAATAAGCTTGGAAAAGGCGGATTCGGAACTGTCTATAAAGGAGTCATAGGAAACAAGGAAATGGCTGTCAAGAAAGTTTCCAAGAAATCAACTCAAGGCAAGACAGAATTCATAGCAGAAGTCACTACAATTGGCAACCTCCATCACAGAAATCTTGTCAAGTTAATAGGCTGGTGCTATGAAAGGCGTGAATTCCTCCTTGTATATGAATACCTGCCTAATGGAAGCTTAGACAAGTACGTATTCTACGATAAGAAGTCAGAAATGCAAGAATTAACACTGAGCTGGGGAACAAGGCTTACTGTAATATCTGGGGCAGCGCAGGCATTAGACTACCTGCACAACGGCTGCGAGGAGACAGTTCTTCACCGAGACATTAAGGCCAGCAACATAATGTTGGATTCTGTTTACAACCCGAAACTGGGGGATTTCGGTCTTGCTCGCACAATTAAGCTAAGTGATCAGACACATCATTCCACTAAAGAACTTGCTGGAACACCTGGTTACATGGCTCCAGAAAGTATTCTGACCGGAAGGTTTACTGTCGAGACGGATGTATATGCCTTCGGGGTACTTATCCTTGAAGTTGCTTGTGGAAGGAAACCTGGAAGTCAACACGAGCAGAATGATTATAGTTGTAACATAGTGCATTGGGTATGGGAACTTCACAAGAAGGGAAGAGTTCTTGACGCTGCAGATCCAAGATTGAATGAGGACTTTGAACCAGTTGATATGCAATGTCTTCTTGTTCTTGGATTGGCATGTTGTCATCCAAACCCAAACAAAAGGCCATCAATGAAAATTGTTTTGCAGGTTCTTAAAGGAGAagcaccaccaccaccagtCCCTAATGAAAAGCCAGCTTTTATGTGGCCACCGCTGCCTCCGTCTTTCAAAGAATTGGATATCTCTCTTGGCCAAATCAGTCCATTCTCCGAAATAAATGGCAGATAG
- the LOC8267077 gene encoding LOB domain-containing protein 24, translating to MICGRCAACKYLRRRCPSDCIFSPYFPSSDPQRFACVHKIYGASNVGKLLQQLPAYLRASAADSLYYEAQCRIQDPVYGCVGVISLLHQQIHNAENQLAKTRAEIAVLSSFAQDITK from the exons ATGATTTGTGGTCGTTGTGCAGCTTGCAAGTATTTGAGAAGAAGATGCCCTTCAGATTGCATTTTCTCACCTTATTTTCCTTCCAGTGATCCTCAAAGATTTGCCTGCGTTCACAAAATCTATGGTGCCAGCAATGTTGGGAAGTTGCTCCAG CAACTCCCTGCTTATTTAAGAGCTTCAGCAGCAGATTCATTGTATTATGAGGCACAATGCAGAATTCAGGACCCTGTCTATGGCTGTGTTGGAGTAATCTCCCTGTTGCACCAACAAATACATAATGCAGAAAATCAGTTGGCTAAAACCAGAGCAGAAATTGCAgtcctttcttcttttgctcaAGACATAACAAAATGA
- the LOC8267078 gene encoding probable L-type lectin-domain containing receptor kinase S.5, with translation MYCSWAIKFFLKIALLGSAVISVECLSFTYPKFETENETDLIRHNSYIVLNAIQVTPDVSGGSITNLSGRALYKEPFKLWGKSKKGISRTRASFNSTFVLNISPRTNPGGEGVAFILTEDSDLPENSQGQWLGIVNENTNGNSQAKIIGIEFDTRKSFPRDVDDNHVGLDVNSIYSIRQEPLGIHGVDLSAGIDVMVQIQYDGETLILSIGQQEKNFLFSVPIDLSAYLPEEVFVGFSGSTSNYTELNCVRSWEFYSSVIKEESSLLWVKIVAPIGAALLIGITFYICRRWKAEKHRPVVADPSIEEEINGSSMAPRKFTFKELEKATAKFNSQNMIGKGGFGAVYKGILNNEEVAVKRISRESTQGKQEFIAEVTTIGNFHHKNLVKLIGWCYERNEFLLVYEYMPNGSLDKLIFREDTAEVQEKTLDWGKRINIILGIAQALDYLHNGCEKRVLHRDIKTSNIMLDSEFNAKLGDFGLARMVKQREQTHHTTRELAGTHGYMAPECFFTARATVETDVYAFGVLLLEVVCGKKPGNQNEQSDYNSRIVCWVWELYRLGRILDAADRKSIGVRSDEEMECVLILGLACCNPNQEQRPSMKIVLQVLTGEAPLPIVPPEMPAFVWQTTPPPIKESDCSLTGSQLTPFSEITGR, from the coding sequence ATGTACTGTTCTTGGGCAATTAAGTTCTTCCTGAAAATAGCCCTCTTGGGTTCTGCTGTAATTAGTGTAGAATGTCTAAGCTTTACATATCCGAAATTTGAAACTGAAAATGAGACTGATCTCATCCGACACAATTCCTATATAGTTCTTAATGCTATCCAAGTCACACCTGATGTTAGTGGAGGCTCCATCACCAACCTGTCAGGGCGAGCCTTGTACAAAGAGCCATTCAAGCTATGGGGCAAAAGCAAGAAAGGTATAAGTCGTACCAGAGCATCTTTCAATTCGACCTTTGTGCTTAACATTAGTCCTCGAACAAATCCAGGTGGAGAAGGTGTAGCATTTATCCTGACAGAGGATTCTGATCTCCCAGAAAATAGTCAAGGACAATGGCTTGGTATAGTAAATGAAAATACTAATGGGAATTCTCAAGCCAAGATAATTGGAATAGAATTTGACACCAGGAAGAGCTTTCCAAGAGATGTTGACGATAACCATGTAGGATTGGATGTCAACAGTATCTACTCTATTAGACAAGAACCATTAGGTATTCATGGTGTTGATCTTTCAGCAGGCATTGATGTAATGGTACAAATTCAATATGACGGTGAGACTTTGATTCTTTCTATTGGACAGCAGGAAaagaattttctattttctgtGCCTATTGATCTGTCCGCCTATCTTCCAGAGGAGGTTTTCGTGGGATTTTCAGGTTCAACCAGCAATTATACTGAGCTAAACTGTGTAAGATCCTGGGAATTCTACAGTTCAGTTATAAAAGAGGAGTCCAGTCTGTTATGGGTTAAAATCGTTGCTCCTATTGGAGCAGCTTTGCTTATTGGTATTACTTTTTACATCTGCCGGAGATGGAAAGCGGAAAAGCACCGACCAGTGGTTGCCGATCCAAGCATAGAAGAAGAGATAAATGGATCATCAATGGCCCCTAGGAAGTTCACTTTTAAAGAACTTGAAAAGGCAACAGCCAAATTCAATTCGCAGAACATGATTGGAAAAGGTGGTTTTGGAGCAGTCTATAAGGGAATCTTGAATAATGAGGAAGTAGCAGTTAAAAGAATCTCCAGAGAGTCGACCCAGGGCAAGCAAGAATTCATTGCAGAAGTCACAACAATTGGCAACTTTCACCACAAGAACCTTGTAAAACTAATCGGATGGTGCTACGAAAGGAATGAGTTCCTTCTTGTGTACGAGTATATGCCAAATGGTAGCCTAGATAAGCTCATTTTCAGAGAAGACACTGCAGAAGTGCAAGAAAAAACATTGGATTGGGGAAAAAGGATCAATATAATCTTAGGAATAGCTCAGGCATTGGACTATCTGCATAACGGATGTGAGAAGAGGGTACTTCATCGAGACATAAAAACCAGCAATATAATGTTGGATTCAGAGTTCAATGCAAAGCTTGGAGACTTTGGGCTCGCTCGTATGGTAAAACAAAGAGAACAAACGCATCACACAACCAGGGAGCTTGCAGGAACACATGGTTATATGGCTCCAGAGTGTTTTTTCACTGCAAGAGCAACCGTTGAAACAGATGTTTATGCATTTGGTGTACTTCTTTTGGAAGTTGTTTGCGGAAAGAAACCTGGAAATCAAAATGAGCAGAGTGACTATAATAGTAGGATAGTTTGTTGGGTATGGGAACTTTATAGGTTAGGAAGAATTCTTGATGCAGCTGATCGAAAATCGATTGGAGTGCGCTCAGATGAAGAAATGGAGTGTGTTCTTATTCTAGGGCTGGCTTGTTGCAACCCAAACCAAGAACAACGGCCATCCATGAAAATTGTGTTGCAGGTTCTTACAGGGGAAGCACCTCTACCTATTGTACCTCCTGAAATGCCTGCTTTTGTGTGGCAGACCACGCCTCCACCTATAAAAGAGTCAGATTGCTCTCTCACTGGAAGTCAACTCACTCCATTTTCAGAAATTACTGGGAGATGA
- the LOC8267079 gene encoding uncharacterized protein LOC8267079, which yields MDIAEKHTFHHFSHQHLLESTILSSTGNITCYGCSLTILSGKDYYDCKTCSFSLHRICSNMPRKTRHPAHPNHYLTLLVSPPSANSTFKCKACGNNVSGFYYNCAECGIYYHILCSSLPLSVAITSHPHTLKIEVSSPYDFCCDLCDKPTHLGWLYRCRFCEFDAHISCAISDQRVQPVPPPNTLTRKIIYSSASTMEVNRMIDYGIESKELMQLVLQGVSRIHQDSNDQEVAHSTAVSGWDERLRSPKENHDRDSGGFGRFRLNQTETQISSTLTSPISRSQNKDASTPASEDLTIPSYQFSDLCFSIDLQKSYSSQDHKFQANREASYREMEKVIVPEVEARTNFDDAKMLNKTSDNSQPLQQELDYPRRPMFNPLYKAPENWLNEELSSKGVNHYDAKLGQYQANGKTIRSEGREIANNSTKSKKSSSRCSCWTKLFRCCYYSRYQRCSRSFKNGGL from the exons ATGGATATAGCAGAGAAGCATACCTTTCACCATTTCAGCCATCAACATTTGTTGGAAAGCACCATTTTGTCTTCCACTGGAAACATTACCTGTTATGGTTGCAGCCTAACAATATTGTCCGGTAAGGACTACTATGACTGTAAAACTTGCTCATTTTCTCTTCACAGGATATGTTCAAACATGCCTAGGAAAACCAGACACCCTGCACATCCAAATCATTATTTAACCCTCTTGGTTTCGCCTCCATCTGCCAATAGCACCTTTAAGTGTAAGGCTTGTGGAAATAACGTCTCCGGATTCTACTACAACTGCGCGGAATGTGGAATTTACTATCATATTTTATGCTCATCTCTGCCTCTTTCAGTTGCAATAACTTCCCACCCTCACACACTCAAGATAGAAGTTTCGTCTCCGTATGATTTCTGCTGTGATCTATGTGATAAACCAACTCATTTAGGCTGGCTATATAGGTGTCGATTCTGCGAGTTCGATGCACATATTTCTTGTGCCATTTCTGACCAACGAGTTCAACCTGTGCCACCACCTAACACTTTGACAAGGAAGATTATTTACTCGTCAGCTTCAACAATGGAGGTGAACCGAATGATAGATTATGGAATTGAAAGTAAAGAACTAATGCAATTAGTATTGCAGGGAGTTTCAAGAATTCATCAGGACAGTAATGACCAAGAAGTTGCTCATAGTACCGCAGTGTCCGGATGGGATGAGAGATTGCGAAGCCCTAAAGAGAACCATGACAGAGACAGTGGTGGATTTGGACGATTTCGGTTAAATCAAACAGAAACACAAATTTCTAGCACTTTAACAAGTCCAATAAGCAGATCGCAAAATAAAGATGCATCAACTCCAGCTTCTGAAGACCTGACAATCCCAAGTTACCAATTTAGTGACTTGTGTTTTTCAATTGATTTGCAGAAATCTTATTCAAGTCAAGATCACAAGTTTCAGGCAAATAGGGAAGCCAGTTATAGAGAAATGGAGAAGGTTATTGTTCCTGAAGTCGAAGCAAGGACCaactttgatgatgcaaaAATGCTTAATAAGACTTCAGATAATTCCCAACCTCTGCAACAAGAACTTGATTATCCTAGAAGGCCAATGTTCAATCCCCTTTATAAGGCTCCAGAGAACTGGCTGAACGAAGAATTATCTTCCAAAGGTGTCAATCATTATGATGCAAAATTAGGACAATATCAAGCAAATGGAAAAACAATTAGATCCGAGGGCAGGGAGATTGCAAATAACAGTACTAAATCCAAAAAA TCAAGTTCAAGGTGCTCATGTTGGACAAAGCTGTTCAGGTGTTGCTATTATTCAAGGTACCAAAGATGTTCCAGAAGCTTCAAAAATGGAGGCCTGTGA